One window from the genome of Leptospira johnsonii encodes:
- a CDS encoding decaprenyl-phosphate phosphoribosyltransferase, with protein sequence MLFSYIKLLRPHQWIKNIILFAGIIFGKKLGDLESVERAIYAFFLFSLTASCQYVLNDFLDRKEDALHPEKKHRPLASGAISPTIALLLTAILLSITLVLSFKLQAEFFYWVAGYLIFNIVYSRFLKHMVILDVMSISFGFVVRAIAGSIVVGVSFSSWLLLCTFMLALYWGFGKRRGELIILEEGAKGHRKILEEYSVNFLDLMMGIVATMTLVTYVMYVTSPHTIENLGTDKMVYTIPIVVYAIFRSLYIIYIKNMGHNPTKAILTDWGVLMAGFLWLLLVVWIMYSGSGQSLPFQL encoded by the coding sequence ATGTTATTTTCCTATATAAAACTTTTAAGGCCCCACCAGTGGATTAAAAATATCATCCTATTTGCTGGGATCATATTCGGGAAAAAATTAGGAGACCTGGAATCGGTAGAAAGGGCGATTTACGCATTTTTTCTATTTTCACTTACCGCAAGTTGCCAATACGTTCTGAACGATTTTCTGGATCGAAAAGAAGACGCACTTCATCCTGAAAAAAAGCACAGGCCCCTGGCTTCCGGAGCGATCTCTCCTACTATAGCACTTTTACTGACAGCAATTTTACTTTCTATCACCCTAGTCCTTTCCTTCAAACTGCAAGCTGAGTTCTTTTACTGGGTTGCAGGTTATCTAATCTTCAATATTGTTTATAGCCGTTTCTTAAAACATATGGTCATCTTAGATGTGATGAGCATTTCTTTCGGATTCGTAGTGAGAGCGATTGCGGGTTCTATCGTGGTTGGGGTGAGTTTCTCTTCTTGGCTTCTTCTTTGTACATTCATGTTGGCACTCTATTGGGGCTTCGGAAAAAGAAGGGGAGAGCTTATCATCTTGGAAGAAGGAGCTAAAGGCCACAGAAAGATCCTAGAAGAATACTCGGTTAACTTCCTGGATTTAATGATGGGGATAGTTGCTACAATGACTTTGGTTACTTACGTTATGTATGTTACCAGCCCTCATACGATCGAAAATCTTGGCACAGATAAAATGGTGTATACGATCCCGATCGTAGTTTATGCGATCTTTAGATCTTTATATATTATCTATATCAAGAATATGGGCCATAATCCTACTAAAGCGATCTTAACAGACTGGGGTGTCCTTATGGCGGGATTTCTTTGGCTTTTACTTGTCGTTTGGATAATGTATTCAGGTTCCGGACAAAGTCTTCCTTTTCAGTTATAG
- a CDS encoding Crp/Fnr family transcriptional regulator, with the protein MDLMLESMFSKFGKTFEPNQIIFCENEPGNDFFLIQAGKVKITKTVGNSIKTLDILEQGDIFGEMAILEEQPRSATAIAISEVKVLNFNRANFELLMTKNPTLALKILTIFSVRIYDAKRRLLILLLDDIIGKVADVFLMLYEKMHTHTEFKEVVLNVTVEDVADWCAQPVGEVQKVVNQFAKSGKIEIYSDKIVIHNINDFQRIVSQKRKPS; encoded by the coding sequence ATGGATTTAATGCTCGAGTCGATGTTCTCAAAGTTCGGAAAAACTTTCGAACCGAACCAGATCATATTCTGTGAAAACGAACCAGGAAACGATTTCTTTCTGATCCAAGCAGGAAAAGTAAAGATCACTAAAACTGTTGGGAATTCCATCAAAACTTTAGATATCTTGGAACAAGGAGATATCTTTGGAGAGATGGCGATCTTAGAAGAACAACCCAGAAGTGCGACCGCAATCGCTATCTCAGAAGTGAAAGTACTTAACTTCAACAGAGCAAACTTCGAACTATTGATGACCAAGAACCCCACCCTGGCACTCAAGATCCTCACAATCTTCTCCGTGAGAATTTACGATGCAAAACGAAGATTACTCATCCTATTGCTGGACGATATCATCGGAAAAGTTGCCGACGTATTCTTAATGTTGTATGAAAAAATGCATACACATACTGAGTTCAAAGAGGTCGTTCTCAACGTAACTGTAGAAGACGTGGCGGATTGGTGCGCCCAACCAGTGGGAGAAGTCCAAAAGGTAGTGAACCAATTCGCTAAAAGCGGTAAAATCGAGATCTACTCCGACAAAATCGTTATTCACAATATTAACGACTTCCAGAGAATAGTCTCCCAGAAGCGCAAACCTTCCTAA
- a CDS encoding DsbA family oxidoreductase produces the protein METSISIYSDVVCPWCYIGKKRLEKAIESWEGNHPGDKIVVEWKPFQLNPDLPEQGEDREAHMVKKFGSLDRVKMMTQRVSDIAKEDGLEFSNILQGHQPNTFLLHALIRRARNYGKEAELAEVFFQKFFSEGKNLSDDSIIQESLAQVGVPISELEEVRQDSPLLSQIETEENEGKMLGVTGVPFYIFNEKYAVSGAQPVDLFLQVFEKLESEAGA, from the coding sequence TTGGAAACTAGTATCTCAATTTATTCGGACGTAGTCTGTCCTTGGTGTTATATAGGCAAAAAAAGACTGGAGAAAGCAATCGAGTCTTGGGAAGGCAATCACCCTGGAGACAAGATCGTCGTAGAGTGGAAACCATTCCAATTAAATCCTGATCTTCCTGAACAGGGAGAAGATAGAGAAGCTCATATGGTCAAAAAATTCGGCTCTTTGGACCGTGTAAAAATGATGACCCAAAGAGTTTCGGATATTGCCAAAGAAGATGGATTAGAGTTTTCTAATATTCTACAAGGCCACCAGCCGAATACTTTTCTTCTACATGCTCTCATTCGTAGGGCTAGGAATTACGGGAAAGAAGCGGAACTAGCCGAAGTATTCTTCCAAAAGTTTTTCTCTGAAGGAAAAAATCTTTCAGACGATTCTATCATCCAAGAAAGCCTAGCTCAAGTTGGAGTTCCAATATCTGAATTGGAAGAAGTTCGCCAGGATTCCCCTCTTCTTTCCCAGATCGAAACCGAAGAAAACGAAGGCAAAATGTTAGGAGTGACAGGAGTGCCGTTCTATATCTTTAACGAGAAGTATGCAGTTTCAGGCGCTCAACCGGTAGATCTATTCTTACAGGTTTTCGAAAAATTAGAATCCGAGGCTGGGGCTTAA
- a CDS encoding TlpA family protein disulfide reductase — MNKRVKAGFQYGGALALLLSATFFLAWFRALDTEPVVSLDGKEFRIPIGEKANIKGKTTVVYFWATWCGVCNTNLPLVKWYASTLKGQNHFAFISVEEGENSSALKDYLEKQAVDFPVIVGNPMLLRDWGIRGYPSFYILDGEGKVRFAESGIMSPLGMFLRLIWARIFWS; from the coding sequence ATGAACAAAAGAGTGAAAGCAGGCTTTCAGTATGGAGGAGCGTTGGCCCTTCTACTTTCCGCAACTTTTTTTCTAGCTTGGTTTAGAGCCTTAGACACGGAACCCGTAGTGAGTCTGGATGGAAAAGAATTCAGAATTCCTATTGGAGAAAAAGCGAATATAAAAGGCAAGACCACAGTAGTATATTTTTGGGCGACCTGGTGTGGAGTTTGTAATACGAATCTTCCCTTGGTCAAGTGGTATGCTTCCACTCTCAAAGGCCAAAATCATTTTGCATTTATCAGTGTAGAAGAAGGAGAAAATTCCTCCGCACTTAAAGACTATCTCGAAAAACAAGCTGTGGATTTTCCTGTGATCGTTGGAAACCCGATGTTACTTAGAGATTGGGGGATCAGAGGTTATCCTAGTTTCTATATTTTGGATGGAGAAGGAAAGGTAAGATTCGCGGAGTCCGGAATTATGAGTCCTTTAGGCATGTTCCTAAGATTGATCTGGGCAAGAATTTTCTGGTCCTAG
- a CDS encoding cyclic nucleotide-binding domain-containing protein, with protein sequence MAGPIIRTYKGGSIIYFEKDRSEDIYVLRQGRVVLTYTAIDSGYEVKEDVRLGEFFGVKSALGKYPREETAQVVGGATVLVFKLSDFETFVAEKTHLILKMMKVFSSQLRLVHKKLREILGQAEARNPAFELMNVAEVFYKNNNFEHAAYGFGKYLEHYPSGPYAGRATELQDLARKGTPYPINMPPLVYDAASTRAPMSQENLQNIMKPASEKTNMGAGTDNTITSLYNRAHTFLNVGKFEEAANIFKDLMVRTDFKYDSEKKLVDNALFQMGVCFLKLNNLDTASNTFSAYIKKHPSGESVKESLFHLAEIAEQQGDRQRAGMLFGKVALLPPERDSLSQKARQKAKELST encoded by the coding sequence TTGGCTGGGCCAATAATCCGAACTTATAAAGGCGGCTCCATTATTTACTTCGAGAAAGATCGATCGGAGGATATTTACGTCCTCAGACAAGGTCGAGTCGTTCTCACGTACACCGCGATCGATTCCGGTTACGAAGTCAAAGAAGACGTAAGACTGGGAGAGTTTTTCGGAGTCAAATCCGCACTCGGAAAGTATCCTAGGGAAGAAACCGCTCAGGTTGTAGGCGGAGCCACAGTCCTAGTTTTTAAACTTTCAGACTTCGAAACATTCGTAGCCGAAAAAACCCATCTGATCTTAAAGATGATGAAGGTCTTCTCTAGCCAATTACGATTGGTTCACAAAAAATTGAGAGAGATCTTGGGCCAGGCAGAAGCTAGAAACCCTGCATTCGAGCTCATGAACGTTGCCGAAGTATTTTATAAAAACAATAACTTCGAACACGCGGCATACGGATTCGGAAAATACTTAGAGCATTATCCTAGCGGACCTTATGCGGGAAGAGCCACCGAGCTACAAGATCTAGCGAGAAAGGGAACCCCCTACCCGATCAATATGCCTCCACTAGTTTACGATGCAGCTTCTACCAGGGCGCCAATGTCCCAGGAAAATTTGCAAAATATCATGAAGCCTGCTTCTGAAAAAACGAATATGGGAGCAGGAACGGACAATACGATCACTTCTCTTTATAACCGGGCTCATACTTTCTTGAACGTAGGAAAATTCGAAGAAGCAGCCAATATATTCAAAGATCTAATGGTTCGCACTGATTTCAAATACGATAGTGAGAAGAAGCTCGTGGACAATGCACTTTTCCAAATGGGTGTTTGTTTCTTAAAGCTGAATAATTTGGATACTGCAAGCAATACCTTCTCCGCTTATATCAAAAAACATCCATCCGGAGAATCGGTAAAAGAGTCTTTATTTCATTTGGCAGAGATCGCTGAACAACAAGGAGACCGTCAAAGAGCAGGAATGTTATTCGGTAAGGTAGCATTACTTCCTCCGGAAAGAGACAGTCTTTCACAGAAGGCTCGCCAAAAAGCCAAGGAGCTCAGCACCTAA
- a CDS encoding amidohydrolase family protein, protein MEWEIVNSKAVTPQGVLENATIRIKDGRISSISSGIPKDILPIRINLRGNFVYPGLINAHDHLLGTYLPKVGTNRPYLNWLPWDNDLKSSVVYAERQQLEPEQLYLLGSYKNLISGVTSVLDHIPHFVQKPFLDRSPVRILERFTLAHSICSYSLGWGDGPQIEYARAKEGNLPFVTHISEGFDEESKNALKELNSLGCLGENTVLVHGIAFDPEDIKTVSKTKANLVWCPESNLFMFGKTAPIREILEAGINVSLGTDSPMSGSINIFQEIRSAREFFAKEYGKELDPKIVFKMVTENPAKALRVENDLGKLEIGKKADLLVLSSEKEDAYQTLCTADLKSVRLVVKDGKPSYGDLSLKDFFDETGVTGREIKIAGTDKYLAGDPLGLLESVTRALGYKKDLAFFPVG, encoded by the coding sequence ATGGAATGGGAAATCGTAAATTCTAAAGCCGTAACTCCCCAAGGAGTTTTGGAGAACGCAACCATCCGAATCAAGGATGGAAGGATCTCCTCTATTTCCTCCGGGATCCCTAAGGATATTTTGCCTATCAGGATCAATCTAAGAGGGAATTTCGTTTATCCGGGATTGATCAATGCTCACGATCATCTTCTTGGTACTTATCTTCCTAAAGTTGGGACCAATCGTCCTTATTTGAATTGGCTTCCTTGGGACAACGATCTCAAGTCTTCCGTTGTATATGCGGAAAGGCAACAGCTCGAGCCGGAACAGCTTTATCTATTAGGTTCTTATAAAAATCTGATCAGCGGTGTGACTTCCGTTTTGGATCATATTCCCCATTTCGTCCAAAAACCTTTTTTGGATAGATCTCCGGTCCGTATTTTGGAACGTTTTACGTTAGCTCATAGTATCTGTTCTTATTCTCTCGGTTGGGGAGACGGACCTCAGATAGAATACGCAAGAGCAAAAGAAGGGAACCTTCCCTTTGTAACCCATATCTCCGAGGGATTCGACGAAGAATCCAAAAACGCACTCAAAGAATTGAATTCCTTGGGTTGTTTAGGGGAAAACACAGTACTCGTTCATGGGATCGCTTTCGATCCGGAAGACATCAAGACTGTTTCCAAAACAAAGGCAAACTTGGTCTGGTGCCCTGAATCCAATTTGTTTATGTTCGGCAAAACCGCACCGATCCGGGAAATCCTGGAAGCCGGGATCAATGTGAGTTTGGGCACCGATTCTCCGATGTCCGGGTCTATAAATATTTTCCAAGAGATCAGATCCGCACGGGAATTTTTTGCCAAAGAATACGGAAAAGAATTGGATCCTAAAATTGTTTTTAAGATGGTCACTGAAAATCCTGCAAAGGCTCTCAGAGTGGAGAACGATCTGGGCAAATTGGAAATCGGAAAAAAAGCAGATCTTTTAGTTCTTTCTTCCGAAAAAGAAGACGCCTACCAAACACTTTGCACTGCGGATCTTAAGTCCGTACGTTTGGTCGTGAAGGATGGGAAGCCTTCCTACGGCGACCTTTCTTTGAAAGATTTTTTTGATGAAACTGGCGTGACTGGGCGCGAAATTAAGATCGCCGGAACCGATAAATACCTTGCAGGAGACCCCCTAGGGTTGCTAGAATCGGTCACCCGGGCCCTTGGTTACAAAAAGGATTTGGCATTTTTTCCTGTCGGGTGA
- a CDS encoding LIC_10271 family cell wall hydrolase yields MREFHFIRLICFGMILISFTSQINSAGTPLKIHTVQPKETAFSISQKYRLDWRILLEWNGKNENEGLKAGEKLKIPQNLSYSSKIEKNLPEDVPSPGTPKFHSPLKVLPPVSLPYSNLSYYPNKGVLFKASRHKDVHPIRSGKVVVLDQMDGYRKYIILEHKGGYSSVYANLRSVSVKEGEAVKPGDSLGELEEGKGLYFQINQGTKAVDPIPLLKY; encoded by the coding sequence ATGCGGGAGTTCCATTTCATACGTCTGATATGTTTCGGAATGATTCTCATTTCTTTCACTTCTCAAATTAATTCCGCAGGAACTCCCTTAAAGATCCATACTGTCCAACCTAAGGAAACTGCATTTTCCATCTCTCAAAAGTATAGATTGGATTGGAGAATACTTTTAGAGTGGAACGGCAAAAACGAAAACGAAGGTTTGAAAGCGGGAGAAAAACTGAAAATCCCACAAAACCTATCCTATTCTTCTAAGATTGAAAAAAATTTGCCCGAGGATGTACCTTCTCCCGGAACTCCTAAATTCCATTCTCCTTTAAAAGTACTTCCTCCTGTTTCACTTCCTTATTCTAATCTATCTTATTATCCGAACAAGGGAGTTCTGTTCAAGGCTAGCAGACATAAGGATGTGCATCCGATCCGGTCAGGCAAAGTAGTTGTACTGGACCAAATGGATGGTTACAGGAAATATATTATTTTAGAGCATAAAGGCGGATACTCTAGCGTGTATGCAAATCTCAGGTCCGTTTCGGTCAAAGAAGGGGAAGCGGTAAAACCCGGAGATTCTTTAGGAGAATTGGAAGAAGGTAAAGGGCTTTACTTCCAAATCAACCAAGGCACCAAAGCAGTGGATCCGATCCCACTTTTGAAATACTAA
- a CDS encoding TrkH family potassium uptake protein yields the protein MGSFKFFKRNVNRIARAFLLLSVARILCLAFAGAILVGSFMIYASEEGRITYADSFYVAASAICVTGLTTVSISELAFSTQVIIMFLFQIGGLGIITFTVLVGILVVRGLSRSTRIAAFVFEAIDSHESADGKSKNAPYVRRILLSILNISVSIELLGAFLLYWAMPEDLSGLPGNPSRVFLSLFTSVSAFNNAGFSIVDDLTFLSKEPLSLLVVESLVVMGGIGFPVILFLEKTLLEAFRNIMHRVEVVMETYLMSRALEEGKEPSWIYLILIRMSFWAEERLALYRMALKGEANRIQMKLLLYGTIILVHVGGIGILLAEWDNPETIGKFDFVDKLFNSFFLSVSSRTAGFNTFDLSEMRSPTYVLLCSLMFVGGGPQGAAGGIKITTFVILLMYLRNVINPQARVTIMGEEVSKNSIAISTRIYFLATISIVFFMLVITIANGHRHGIEEIFFEVMSAFGTVGLSKGLTPYITGVEKFLYPCIMYVGRVGVFTLLIAFTGHSGLGTLGAQDDGVKIQVG from the coding sequence ATGGGCTCATTCAAGTTCTTTAAACGAAACGTAAACCGAATCGCCAGGGCGTTTTTGCTATTATCAGTAGCAAGGATCCTTTGCCTAGCCTTTGCAGGAGCGATCTTGGTTGGGTCCTTTATGATCTATGCTTCGGAAGAAGGTAGGATTACCTACGCGGATTCATTCTATGTGGCCGCATCTGCTATTTGCGTTACCGGGTTGACCACTGTTAGCATAAGTGAGTTAGCATTCTCCACCCAAGTTATCATCATGTTCTTATTCCAGATCGGCGGATTGGGAATTATCACATTTACGGTCTTAGTAGGAATTTTAGTGGTTCGGGGACTTTCCAGAAGTACTAGGATCGCAGCATTCGTGTTCGAAGCAATTGACTCCCATGAATCGGCAGACGGAAAAAGTAAGAACGCTCCTTATGTTCGAAGGATCTTATTATCTATTTTGAATATATCCGTTTCGATAGAATTGCTGGGTGCATTCTTATTGTATTGGGCCATGCCGGAAGATCTAAGCGGATTGCCTGGAAATCCGAGCCGAGTTTTTTTAAGTTTGTTCACTTCCGTTTCCGCATTCAATAACGCTGGGTTCTCCATAGTAGACGATCTTACATTCTTATCCAAAGAGCCACTTTCTCTTTTGGTGGTAGAAAGTTTAGTGGTTATGGGAGGGATCGGTTTCCCTGTTATCTTATTCTTAGAAAAAACATTACTCGAAGCATTCAGGAATATAATGCATAGGGTAGAAGTGGTCATGGAAACTTATCTCATGTCCCGAGCATTAGAAGAAGGTAAAGAACCTTCATGGATCTATCTAATCCTGATACGCATGTCTTTCTGGGCTGAGGAAAGACTCGCTCTTTATAGAATGGCGCTCAAGGGAGAAGCTAATAGGATCCAAATGAAACTTCTACTTTATGGAACCATAATATTGGTCCATGTGGGCGGGATAGGGATACTATTGGCAGAATGGGACAATCCCGAAACCATAGGAAAATTCGATTTCGTAGACAAACTATTCAACTCGTTCTTCCTTTCCGTATCTTCCAGGACAGCCGGATTTAACACATTCGATCTTTCCGAGATGAGAAGTCCAACTTACGTTCTTCTTTGTTCTTTGATGTTCGTGGGAGGTGGCCCTCAGGGAGCCGCGGGCGGTATCAAAATCACCACCTTTGTTATTCTATTGATGTATCTACGAAATGTGATCAATCCTCAAGCAAGAGTGACTATCATGGGAGAAGAAGTTTCCAAGAACTCGATCGCAATCTCTACTCGGATCTATTTTCTAGCAACGATATCCATAGTATTCTTTATGTTGGTGATCACGATCGCAAACGGACATAGACACGGAATAGAAGAAATATTTTTCGAAGTCATGTCCGCATTCGGCACTGTAGGATTGTCAAAAGGATTGACCCCATATATCACTGGAGTCGAAAAGTTTTTATATCCTTGTATTATGTATGTGGGAAGAGTCGGTGTATTCACTCTTCTTATCGCATTTACCGGGCATTCCGGGTTAGGGACCTTGGGGGCCCAAGACGACGGAGTTAAGATCCAAGTAGGATAA
- a CDS encoding polyhydroxyalkanoate synthesis regulator DNA-binding domain-containing protein, with product MKVLKRYANRRLYDPETSKTITLEDVAEMIIAGEEIKVIDNMSGQDITPKILGQTFLKVSLGQRNEEFSNYMLSALIRETGKNISALFGRLVLGGIGLAYLTKEKMDRILQSMVALGELRLEEVKSYREDLLTHLAQRASENSEQIQEDLKKVGRELEEGGEKELAVEDLSEKIRKIAERVKETESL from the coding sequence ATGAAAGTTCTGAAAAGATACGCAAACAGAAGGTTGTACGATCCCGAAACCAGCAAAACGATTACTCTAGAAGATGTCGCCGAGATGATTATCGCGGGCGAAGAGATCAAAGTGATCGATAATATGAGCGGTCAGGACATCACTCCTAAGATCCTCGGCCAGACCTTTCTTAAGGTGAGTTTGGGCCAGAGAAACGAAGAATTTTCCAATTATATGCTTTCTGCCCTGATCCGAGAAACGGGCAAGAATATCAGCGCATTATTCGGCCGTTTGGTCCTGGGAGGAATAGGTCTCGCCTATTTAACCAAGGAAAAAATGGACAGGATCCTGCAGAGTATGGTGGCTTTGGGAGAACTTCGTCTGGAAGAAGTGAAAAGTTATCGTGAAGACCTACTCACCCATTTGGCCCAGAGAGCCAGTGAAAACAGCGAACAGATCCAAGAAGACCTGAAAAAAGTGGGTCGAGAATTAGAAGAAGGCGGCGAAAAGGAATTGGCTGTCGAGGATCTATCGGAGAAAATTCGCAAGATTGCGGAAAGAGTCAAGGAAACCGAGTCCCTATAA
- the fusA gene encoding elongation factor G: MSTAVADFKPTEKLLKTRNIGISAHIDSGKTTLTERILFYTNRIHAIHEVRGKDGVGAKMDSMELERERGITIQSAATYCQWKGHTINIIDTPGHVDFTVEVERSLRVLDSAILVLCGVSGVQSQSITVDRQMRRYNVPRVAFINKLDRTGANPFRVIDQLREKLKHNAVPVQIPIGLEGDLVGIVDLVTMKAVYFEGKDGMEIIEKEIPAELQELAQKKREELLDAASMFSDELTEALLEGEPTVEQIKTAIRNGAISLKLTPVFMGSAFKNKGVQKLLDGVLDYLASPVDVVNSALDVKNESEKVVLPSDKDKPLVCLAFKLEDGRYGQLTYVRVYQGKIQKGMTIYNMSNNKKHNVGRLCRMHSDEMEDIDYAEAGDIIALFGIDCASGDTFTDGKMNVSMESMFVPAPVISLTIEAKESKHLNNLAKALNRFTKEDPTFQTHVDQESGQTIIKGMGELHLEVYIERMKREYGVELITGAPQVAYRETITSRADFDYTHKKQTGGQGQFGRVAGFIEPIPLEEDKNYEFVNSVVGGAIPREFISSVDKGFKSCLDRGSMIGFPIIGVKLTINDGSYHDVDSSDMAFQIAGRYAFRQGFSKANPQILEPIMRVEVDGPAEFQGPILASLNQRRGMILNTTEQDGYCKVEAEVPLSDMFGYSTVIRSSTQGKAEFSMEFSRYAPVPRNVAEELMKKYKPNSKDED; the protein is encoded by the coding sequence ATGAGCACTGCAGTTGCGGACTTCAAACCCACCGAAAAACTCCTAAAAACTAGGAATATCGGTATTTCCGCCCATATCGATTCAGGGAAAACCACTCTGACCGAGAGGATTCTATTCTATACTAACCGTATCCATGCGATCCACGAAGTTCGTGGTAAAGATGGGGTCGGCGCGAAAATGGACAGTATGGAATTGGAGCGCGAGAGAGGGATCACCATCCAATCCGCTGCTACCTACTGCCAGTGGAAAGGCCATACTATCAATATTATCGATACTCCGGGCCACGTGGACTTTACCGTTGAGGTAGAGCGTTCTCTACGGGTTCTGGATTCCGCTATCCTAGTTCTTTGCGGAGTTTCCGGAGTTCAGTCTCAGTCCATTACTGTGGACAGACAGATGCGCCGTTATAACGTTCCTCGTGTAGCTTTTATCAACAAGCTGGACCGTACAGGAGCGAACCCTTTCCGCGTGATCGATCAATTACGTGAGAAATTAAAACATAATGCTGTTCCAGTTCAAATTCCTATCGGACTTGAAGGGGACTTAGTAGGGATTGTAGACTTAGTGACTATGAAAGCCGTCTATTTCGAAGGAAAAGACGGAATGGAAATCATTGAGAAGGAAATTCCCGCTGAATTACAAGAACTTGCTCAGAAAAAGAGAGAAGAACTCTTAGACGCAGCTTCTATGTTCTCCGACGAATTGACCGAAGCTTTACTGGAAGGAGAGCCTACAGTAGAGCAGATCAAAACTGCGATCCGCAATGGAGCAATCTCTCTGAAACTGACCCCAGTTTTCATGGGTTCCGCTTTCAAGAACAAAGGAGTTCAAAAACTTCTGGATGGAGTTTTGGATTACCTAGCTTCTCCTGTGGATGTTGTTAACTCTGCATTGGATGTTAAAAACGAATCCGAGAAAGTAGTTCTACCTTCCGATAAAGACAAACCACTCGTTTGCCTCGCGTTCAAACTCGAGGACGGGCGTTACGGCCAGTTGACCTATGTTCGTGTCTACCAAGGAAAGATCCAAAAAGGTATGACCATTTACAATATGTCGAACAACAAAAAGCATAATGTTGGTCGTCTATGCCGTATGCACTCCGACGAGATGGAAGATATCGATTACGCAGAAGCGGGAGATATCATCGCATTATTCGGTATCGATTGTGCTTCCGGGGATACTTTTACCGACGGAAAAATGAACGTTTCCATGGAATCCATGTTCGTTCCTGCTCCGGTAATCTCTCTTACAATCGAGGCTAAAGAATCTAAACACTTGAACAACCTGGCAAAAGCTCTCAACCGCTTTACCAAGGAAGATCCTACGTTCCAAACTCACGTAGACCAAGAATCCGGACAAACCATCATCAAAGGGATGGGAGAACTTCACCTCGAAGTTTATATAGAAAGGATGAAAAGGGAATACGGAGTGGAGCTGATCACAGGTGCTCCTCAGGTTGCATATCGTGAAACGATCACAAGCCGTGCAGACTTCGATTATACCCACAAAAAACAAACGGGTGGTCAAGGTCAGTTCGGTCGTGTTGCCGGATTCATCGAGCCTATCCCATTGGAAGAAGATAAGAATTACGAATTCGTAAACAGTGTCGTGGGAGGAGCAATCCCTCGCGAATTTATCTCTTCTGTAGATAAAGGATTCAAAAGTTGTTTGGATCGCGGAAGTATGATCGGATTCCCTATCATTGGGGTAAAACTGACCATCAACGACGGTTCTTACCACGACGTGGACTCTTCCGATATGGCATTCCAGATCGCAGGACGCTATGCATTCCGCCAAGGATTCAGCAAAGCAAATCCTCAGATCTTAGAGCCTATCATGAGAGTAGAAGTGGACGGTCCTGCGGAATTCCAAGGTCCAATCCTTGCTTCTTTGAACCAAAGACGGGGAATGATCCTCAACACCACCGAGCAAGACGGATATTGCAAAGTGGAAGCAGAAGTTCCTCTTTCTGACATGTTCGGGTATTCTACTGTAATCCGTTCTTCCACACAAGGAAAGGCGGAATTCTCTATGGAATTCTCTCGTTACGCTCCTGTTCCAAGAAACGTAGCAGAAGAATTGATGAAAAAATACAAACCGAACTCCAAAGACGAAGATTGA